In a genomic window of Festucalex cinctus isolate MCC-2025b chromosome 11, RoL_Fcin_1.0, whole genome shotgun sequence:
- the LOC144030914 gene encoding uncharacterized protein LOC144030914 codes for MMQTLKYCPPCEKCKKRANYRSIGIQCNLGQTEPKRKKACMSLVDTDSEEESDMERDGLHIPDQDVEYIAGEDSDEDEPSSSDDEVTHVSFEEILSSESEDLHKQRKYLVFESSLITLLAVCVLCKGRSTCYRYVKGTLVKIQAVCTVCGNKHQWCNQPFVRNLPVLNVLLSSAILFTGSLPSKALRIFRFLNIQCHNKWAYFHHQATYIHEALTTTWTKKQCALLRSIKEKELVLGGDGRCDSMGHCAKYGSYNLMELDLNKVLTVHLVQSNETGGSYGIELEGLKRCRQELEGFNVKVVITDRHRQVAKWIRENWTQVIHYYDCWHIVKGMCKKLDSLAKKKSMSVLKDWVQSLKCHLYWCALSSQTPEEKKQKWLACVDHLQNVHDNCLHPPITTHKAWLLPGTEVNVAVVELLTKTMFVNDVMKMSHLGQTSGVEAFHSVVNHFAPKMYNFSYKGMKSRIILAAMHYNENAGRPQKVTKEGIHSYCIVYPKYKSGGYSLRKILVDATYDYDCLSEVMKLIDIPNKYRTGCIAHLRLERWEASQRGGNPHFRLLTQVNFNFLGASPRGIQSTSEADYVALSVLSGPAGTECVCECRNERHNSKTLYVMKD; via the exons A TGATGCAGACATTGAAGTATTGTCCTCCATGTGAGAAATGCAAGAAGAGGGCAAATTACCGGTCCATTGGTATACAATGCAACTTGGGCCAAACAGAACCCAAAAGGAAAAAAGCCTGTATGTCACTGGTTGACACAGATAGTGAAGAGGAGAGTGACATGGAAAGGGACGGTCTACACATCCCAGACCAAGATGTGGAATATATTGCAGGAGAGGACAGCGATGAAGATGAACCAAGTTCATCAGACGATGAAGTGACACATGTCAGCTTTGAAGAAATCCT GAGCAGTGAAAGTGAAGACCTTCACAAGCAACGGAAGTACTTGGTGTTTGAGTCCTCCCTGATCACCCTCTTGGCCGTTTGTGTCCTTTGCAAAGGCAGAAGCACCTGCTACCGCTATGTCAAAGGGACACTGGTGAAGATCCAGGCTGTTTGCACTGTTTGTGGGAACAAGCATCAGTGGTGTAATCAGCCCTTTGTTAGAAACCTGCCTGTACTAAACGTCCTCCTCAGCTCAGCAATCCTGTTCACTGGAAGTTTGCCAAGCAAGGCTTTAAGAATATTCAG ATTCCTAAATATTCAGTGCCACAATAAGTGGGCATACTTCCACCACCAGGCCACGTATATCCATGAAGCACTGACAACCACATGGACAAAGAAGCAGTGTGCTCTTTTGAGGTCCATTAAGGAGAAGGAACTGGTCcttggaggagatggaagatGCGACTCCATGGGTCACTGTGCCAAGTACGGGAGTTATAATTTGATGGAACTGGACCTCAACAAAGTGCTAACTGTTCATCTGGTGCAG AGTAACGAGACTGGAGGAAGCTATGGAATAGAACTGGAGGGCCTGAAAAGATGCCGTCAGGAGTTGGAAGGCTTCAATGTGAAAGTTGTCATCACTGACAGGCACCGCCAGGTGGCGAAATGGATCAGGGAGAATTGGACCCAAGTAATCCATTATTATGATTGTTGGCACATTGTTAAAG gcATGTGCAAGAAACTTGACTCCTTGGCCAAAAAGAAGAGCATGTCTGTCCTGAAGGATTGGGTACAGAGTTTGAAGTGCCATTTGTACTGGTGTGCACTTTCCTCCCAGACACCAGAGGAAAAGAAGCAGAAGTGGCTGGCATGTGTGGACCATCTGCAGAACGTGCATGATAATTGTTTACATCCTCCAATTActacacacaaggcatggctattaccag gtaccgaagtcaatgtcgcagtggtggaactcctgacaaagaccatgtttgtcaacgatgtcatgaagatgtctcacctcggacagaccagtggtgtggaagcttttcacagtgtggtgaatcactttgccccaaagatgtacaacttttcgtacaaaggaatgaaaagcaG aatcattctcgctgctatgcattataatgaaaatgctggAAGACCACAGAAAGTGACGAAGGAAGGAATACACTCCTACTGCATCGTTTATCCCAAATATAAGAGTGGTGGCTATTCTCTGAGAAAGATATTGGTGGATGCAACTTATG ACTATGACTGCCTTTCAGAGGTGATGAAACTGATTGACATTCCAAATAAGTACAGAACCG gttgcattgctcatctgcgTTTGGAGCGGTGGGAGGCGTCGCAGAGAGGCGGTAATCCGCACTTTCGCCTTCTCACCCAAGTTAATTTCAACTTTCTTGGTGCTTCGCCTCGCGGCATCCAATCAACTTCGGAAGCAGACTACGTCGCACTCAGCGTCCTGTCTGGGCCAGCCGGGACAGAATG TGTGTGCGAATGCAGGAATGAGCGGCATAATTCCAAAACACTCTACGTGATGAAAGACTAA
- the LOC144030935 gene encoding uncharacterized protein LOC144030935 has product MLTPEKSGAQPSTSAQMTFHRTMTTTMGLMQDSLGQSSKEREDRAHSNVRPLVLRQRKLPLIGPKVTLLTVSRTKNVHQPIHPRKKDPKDSGWHEVDEFGWQPTIFPFAAKPGPRDAAAELNCHLPADILELFITDELLQHIVHHTNLYANQSMQKQTDKNCCARYDLN; this is encoded by the exons atgctaacaccggagaaaagtggtgcacaaccgagcacgtctgcacagatgacgtttcatcggacgatgacgactactatgggtctgatgcaagacagtcttggacagtcttccaaagaacgtgaag atcgtgctcacagcaacgtccgaccgctggttctacgacaaagaaag ctccccctcatagggcccaaagtgacacttctcacagtgagcagaacaaag aatgtgcatcaaccaatacatccaagaaaaaaag atcccaaagattctggctggcatgaagttgatgaattcggctggcagccaaccatcttcccctttgctgcaaaaccaggaccaagggatgctgcagcagagctgaattgccacctgccagctgacatcctggagctcttcatcacggatgaacttctccagcacatcgttcatcataccaacctctacgcaaatcagtccatgcagaagcagactgacaaaaactgttgcgcacgt TACGACCTCAACTAA